Sequence from the Thermoplasmatales archaeon genome:
GTGTTGAAGATGCAATGGAAATGAGGCCAAACGCAAGCATTATTTTTGTTCCCGCTCCATATGCATGTGATGCGGTTATTGAAGCCCTTGATAATGATATAAAGCTTGTTGTTGTAATAACTGAAAACATACCATTTCATGATGCAATAAAATTTGTGAATTATGCAAAATATAAGGAAGCTACTTTAATTGGTCCAAATTGCCCCGGAATAGTTTCTCCAGGAAAAACAAAAATTGGAATATTTCCAAATCATATTTTCAAGGGGGGAAATGTTGGGGTTGCTTCCCGCTCGGGCACACTCACATATGAAATAGTAAATGAGCTTAGCATGGCTGGAATAGGACAATCAACATGTGTTGGATTAGGGGGAGATCCAGTAACCGGAACAAATTTTATTGATGCTCTTGACGCCTTCGAAAGAGATGAAGAGACAGAAGCTATTGTGCTTGTTGGCGAAATAGGAGGAACTGCGGAAGAAGAAGCTGCGGAATTCATAGAAAAGAAGATTAGCAAGCCAGTTTATGCCTATATAGCAGGAAGAACAGCTCCGGAAGGCAAAAGGATGGGGCATGCGGGAGCAATAATATCCGCGGGTAAAGGAACGGCAAACTCAAAAATAGAGGCATTTAAAAAAGCGGGAGTTAAGGTTGCTCGTTTCCCGAGCGAGATAGCGGAAATGATAAAAAATGATAAGAAAATTTGGTGAAAAATATCCAAAAATAAGCAATTCAGCAATCGTTGATGATACCGCATTGATAATTGGAGATGTTTTTATTGATGATTTTGCAAATATATGGCCTCATGCCCTGCTGCGTGCAACTGACGAAAAAATATTTGTTGGAAAGAAATCTGCGATTTTGGATAAATCATTTATTGAATCACCAGAGGAAGTTTATATAGGGGAAGGAAGCATAATTTCTCATGGTTCAATTGTTCATGGCAGCAGAATAGGAAAAAATGTTCTGGTTGGGATTGGAGCAATTTTGCTTGAAGTGGAAATTGGGGATAATTGTATAATTGCATCTGGGAGTGTTGTCAAAGAGGGTGTAGAGGAAAACTCTTTTGTTGCAGGCATTCCAGGAAAAGTGATTAGAGAAGTAAGAAAAGAAGAAATTGAAAAAAATAAAAAGATATGCGAGGAAATGTATAATAAAGCAAAATTGTTAAAGGAAAATGATTGAAATTAATGGAAAAAAAGTTTATCTATTGCCAGTTATCCGAGGGCTTGCGGGGGAAGGAGAAAAAGTAAGCAGGTTATTTTATGAAATAAAACCCGATTGCATTGCAATAACTGTTGCTGATGAAGATTTAAAGCTTATTGGAGAAAAGATAGAAAATGCGAGCATGCCGCCTGAATACCAGTATTACCTTCTTCATCTTTCAAAATATGGAGAGCTTGCAATTCCTTCGCAGGATATAATCTTTGCTGATGAAATTTCAAAAAAGGAAAAAGTTCCATTATATGCAGTTGATATGAATGATGATGAATACATGGAAAAATTTGTTGAGTATATTTCGCTTTTTTCATTGATAAGATATTCAAGAAAGATTAAAAGATTGGCAAAAAAGAAATTTAATGCAAAAAATGCAGAAGAATTCGTTGTTATGTGGGATAAAGAGGTGAATTCAATTAAATCATTTAAAAGGCTTGAGGAGGAAAGAGAAAATACGATTGTCAAAAAAATTATTAATTTATGCAATAAATATGAAAAATTGCTTGTTATAATTCCTTTTGAAAAAAATGAGTCAATATCCCAAAAGCTGAGGTTTTTCATCAAAGATAGAAAAATTTGAAAATAATCTTGTTAAAAGTATGCGGGCGCCGGGATTTGAACCCGGGCAACGAGCTTGGGAAGCTCGAGTCATAACCCCTAGACCACGCCCGCTAAATGATAATTATAAAGAAATATTTTAGGGTTTTGAAATGGGCCCGCCGAGATTTGAACTCGGGTCACCAGCACCCCAAGCTGGTAGGATACCAAGCTACCCCACAGGCCCTGTTTTTAATATTATTCTTACTAAAAAACTTTTTTATCTGAAAACAATTACCGGGCATTCTTCCATGCAATCCAGGCAATGAATACATTTGTCATTTATCCACGCCTTCCCATCTTTCAAATAGATTGCTCCTTGCTTGCATTTTGAAATGCAAACGCCGCAGCCAACGCAATTTATTGCTCTATAAATCAAATCTTTTACTATTTCCTCATTTCTTTCTTCCCCCAGCATTCTCATAAAATTATTTACCCTTTCTTCATTTCCTTCTACTTTATATTCTCTTTCTATTTTTATTTCATATGATTTACCAGCCCATTTTGGTGTTTTTCTCCATCTCCATAAGCCAAGACTAAGCCATTCTTCTGGCAAATTATTCTTTTTTGAAAAATTTATTAGAAATTCGTTGAAATCATTCCATTTTTCATGCTTTTTAATCTCAAACTCCGCCAAATCACATGCGGGGCAAAGCCAGCAACCAATTCTGCTAAATCCCTCTTCGTATAACCTATTCCATTTCGCTTTTTTGTTGAATAAATATAGCCAAACATGCATTGCACTCCACTGCTGGATTGGAGAAGCCCCTATCTGTCCTTCAACCCATGGATTTTTCCAAATACTACCATGCTTTTCCCTTCCAAAAGATTCATATCTCCTCTGTCCTATAAAAGAAAGAACACCTGAACCAAAATTTTTTCTTATAGTTTTTGCAGCAACACCTAACTTGCATGTCTTACAGCACCATCTATAATCCCTTGCTGGGGGACCAAAAAAATCTAGGCATTCCCAGAATATATCGCTCGCACTTTCCTCTATTAAATTAATTCCATAGTTATCTGCAACTTCATATACATGCCTCTTTGTTTCCTCAAATTCCAGGCCTGTATCTATAAATAGCATTGGAAATTCATGCCCGCTTTCCATAACTAAAAGGAGAGTTGCCAAGCTATCCTTCCCTCCACTGAATGATACGCTTTTTGGCATATTGTAGGCCTTAACAACTTTTTCAATAAATGAAAATGCTTTTCTTTCCATTTCTTCTATAACATTTGCATTTTCTTCAATTACTCCCTTCCACCCTCTATCCTTCTTTCTCTCAGCCTTTTCAATTCCTCTCCATCTTACCTTAACCGCCATTCCTCTTTCCATTTCATCTGCATTCATTCTTGCTTTTCCAGTTGCAATAACCTCTCCTTCTTTATTAAAAATAATTACTTCATCTCCTTTCCTTATTTCTCCGTCAATTTCAACTATGCCTGGAGACATCAAATTTGATGTTTTCAGTATTGCATCTTCTGCTCCTTTATCCACAATAACATACCCTTTATTTACTTCAAGTAGGGATGCATACCATGGGCGTGGCTGGAAAAAAAATTTTCTGCAGAAAATATCATAATAAAAAATTCCAGCAACCCTGCCATCTATTATCACTTCGTCGCTTCTATCTATTGAAGGAATGCTATTTAAAATTGTATTTTCTGGAAGATAAAAGTCGCCAAATTCCTCAGTAATTTTTTTCTTTATCATCTTTCTATCAAAATCAAACGAAGGGCGCACATCGCCCGGAGGCGTGAGTCTAACTTCCTTTGCAATATTTCCACAGGAGCATTTATCCTTTAAAATAGGGATATTGCATTCATCACAGTATTTAAGTGATATTTTTCCGAGATAAATCACAAGAATAAAGGAAGCATATATAATAAGGATTTCTAAACCAGCAATAAAATAGGAAATTCTGCGGTTCTTTTTCCAATAAAAGTTTATTTTGAAGCTGGAGGAAAAGAAGGAATAGTTATTTTTGGCTTTGTTATATTTTTAACAAATGAAGAAAAATTGCAAATTTCGAAATATTTTAAATAAAGAAAAATAATTAAATTAATGGTGGTTGCGATCTCTCCAGGAAAAATTATTCTTTTTGGGGAACATGGAGTTGTATATGGCAAACCATGCTTATCTGCTGCAATCTCCCTTAAAGTTGCAGTTAGTATTGAAGAAAGTGAATCAATGAAAGTAAATAATGAGCCGTTAAATGAAAAAAAGCATTCCTACATATCAAAAGCCATAGAAAAAATATGGAAAGGAGGAAATATATCAATTTCAACTTTTTCTCAAATTCCATCAGCAAGCGGGCTCGGCTCATCATCGGCATTAACAACCGCTTGTGTTGCATCACTGCTCTCAATGAATGAAAATTTCAGCATTTCTGAAACTGCAAGAAAAAGTTTTGAAGTAGAATATGAAGTTCAGAAAATAGCAAGCCCGAACGATACTTCGGTATGCGCAAATGGAGGCGCAATTTTTGTTTCATGTAAAAAAGAAGAAAATTTTTTATGGGATATAGAGAAAGAGGGTAAAAAATGGTATGTTCATTCTGTAAACGCCCCTCAGATGAATTTTGTTATTGCAAGCACTGGTATAAAATCAAAAACACCTCTGCTTATTAGGAAAGTAGAGAAGTTTGTAAGGCAATCATCCTTTGCAAAAGAATTGATGGAGGACTTGGAAGATATAGTTATAGAGGGTAAAAAATCTCTCGAAAAAAATGATTATGTCAAGCTCGGCGAACTGATGAACAAAAATCAGAAAATCCTACATACCATGGGGGCAAGCTCAAAAGAAATCGAAAAATTAACAACCATTGCAAAGAAAGCGGGCGCGTATGGCGCAAAACTCACAGGCGCAGGCGGGGGCGGGAGCGTAATAGCAATTGGGGACGAGCCAGAAAAGATTGTTAGGAATATAAATAAAATGGGCGGTAACGCATTTGTTGTATCTATTGCAAAGGAAGGGGTAAAAGTGTGGAATTAAATTTTTCATAAAGGATTTATATTTGGAGCAATATATCTGGGGATGGAAAGCGTATTGGATAAAATAAAGAGTGGTAAAATAAAATGGGTGCAGTTGCATTTTGTTGATTTAATGGGAAAACTAAGAGTGTTACATATTCCTTCGAGTAAATTTATCAAGGAAAAAATATTTGAAAACGGTATAAATTTTGATGGTTCATCTGTTGGTATCAGCAAAGTAGAGAAATCGGATATGATATTAATTCCAGATAAGGAAACATTTTCTATCCTTCCACATGAGAATGGTGAGGCAAGAATTATGGCAGATATATATGATACAGATCTTAAACCATCTCCTTTTGATTCGAGAGGAATTCTCAAAAAAGCATTGAAAGAGCTTAAGGAATATGAAATAAAAATATCTCCCGAAATGGAATTTTATGTTATTAAGGAGAGACAGGACACACCAAAAAAGGGAGGATATTTTGCTCCTCCTCCTTTTGATGAAATGAAAAATTTCAGGAAAGATTTATCTGATGTTTTAATTCAGAGTGGCTACAATGTTAAATATCACCACCATGAAACAGGTTCAAATCAGCATGAAATTGAGGTAAGTGAGATGAATGCAGTTTCTTCAGCAGATTTCTGTATATATTTTAAATACATTTCTAGGGAAATTGCAAAAAAATATGGAATAAAAATCACTTTTATGCCAAAGCCATTTTCTGATGATGCGGGGAGCGGAATGCATATTCATATTTCATTTTATAAAAACGGAAAAAATGTTTTTTATGATAAGAATGATGAATATGGATTGAGTAAAATTGCGAGATTTTTTATAGGAGGAATACTGCATCATGCAAGAGGTATCTCTCTCTTATCCAATCCAACAGTAAATTCCTATAAAAGACTTGTTCCAAATTTTGAGGCGCCTGTTTATGTGGCGTGGGCTAGATACAATAGAAGCAGTTTGATAAGGATACCTGCAAAAAAGGAGGTTGATATAGAGATAAGGAATGGTGACCCATCTGCAAATCCCTATCTATTTTTTTCAGCGGTCTTATATGCTGGAATAGATGGGATAAGAAATAAAATTGAATATGAACCAGTTGAGGAAAATATATATAAAATGGATGATAGAGAAATCAAGAGGAAGAGAATAAAAAAACTACCATCAACACTTCTTGAAGCAATAGAAGAATTTGAGAAAGATGATATTATAAGGAAAGCGATTGGAGAGGCATCTGATGCTATAATTGAGAGAAAAAGGAGAGAATGGAATGAATACATGACGGAAATAACATCAGTGGATTATAATTTTTATATGGACTGCTGAATTTGATGGGGTCCGTAGAACAAAAGAAAAAGATTAAATTTCTTTATTTATTTTAAAAGGAGGGAATGGGATGAACTGGAAAGAAACAGATAAAAGATTAATTGAATTTGGAAAAGAAATGGTAGAGGGAGCATGCAATGCTCTAAAAATAGATGAGGAAAAATGGAAAAAAGAATTGGAAGAGATGAATAAAGGGAAAAGAGGAGCACAATATAAAATACCTGCTTCTTTAATTTCAATGGCCTCAGCTTTCTACACATTTTTACCCTATCGCGAATTAGCAGGCTTGATTAACTCCTTGTTTGGAAAAAATTTTCATAGATTCAACAGGTTTTTCAATAATAAGAAAAGGAAATTGGAAGACAATAAAATTTAAGGAAAAAAACACTAGAAAATGGTATAAGCTCCATAAATTATGCAATAGCAAAGGAGAAATAGTAGCTTTTGCCATAACTGAAGGAGATGTAAATGATTCCTCTCTTTTTGAAGATTTTATAGAGCATATACCCGCTGGCTCTACAATTTATGGAGATAAAGCATATTTTTCAAGAAAGAATTATAATATTGCTGAAAAGAAGGGAATAATATTTCATTCCCCTCCTAAGAAAAATGCTTTAGCTAAATGTAGGGGAAGTAAAGAATTTGCAGAAGAAGTTAAATTGTATAATAGGATATGAAAAATGGGCAGAAATTATAGAGAAAGATTTAACAAAGAATATGTTTTTTCAAGATTGAAAACAATATTTGGAGAAAACATAAGAGCAATTACTCTTACTGGAATTGCTGTTACTCTCATGAACATGATTACTTTGTGCAATAAAGTAATTTAAAAAATTAACTTTAAGAAATAAGCAAAAATGATTAAAGGCAAAAATAGCAGGAATTTATCTTTATTTATTCTACATGCCCAATTTACAGTTGTTCCGAATGTCATTTTTCGCCAAGGAATGACCATCTCAACAGATATAAATTGGGTTGAGAATTTTTAAACGAGGGATGTTTTAGCAAACAAAAACGCCAAGGAAAAAACGGTAATAATTTAATACCTCGACAAGATTCATGATGGCTCCCCGGAGGGGGCTTACTATATGAGGGTTTAAAACCCCAAACGCATTTACTTGGTGATGAGTAGGAGAGTTAAAAAGGAGAAAGTGCATAACCCAAAGAGAAGGTATGAATATGCACTTA
This genomic interval carries:
- a CDS encoding gamma carbonic anhydrase family protein, coding for MIRKFGEKYPKISNSAIVDDTALIIGDVFIDDFANIWPHALLRATDEKIFVGKKSAILDKSFIESPEEVYIGEGSIISHGSIVHGSRIGKNVLVGIGAILLEVEIGDNCIIASGSVVKEGVEENSFVAGIPGKVIREVRKEEIEKNKKICEEMYNKAKLLKEND
- a CDS encoding transposase codes for the protein MEKIFIDSTGFSIIRKGNWKTIKFKEKNTRKWYKLHKLCNSKGEIVAFAITEGDVNDSSLFEDFIEHIPAGSTIYGDKAYFSRKNYNIAEKKGIIFHSPPKKNALAKCRGSKEFAEEVKLYNRI
- a CDS encoding phosphoadenosine phosphosulfate reductase family protein; its protein translation is MIYLGKISLKYCDECNIPILKDKCSCGNIAKEVRLTPPGDVRPSFDFDRKMIKKKITEEFGDFYLPENTILNSIPSIDRSDEVIIDGRVAGIFYYDIFCRKFFFQPRPWYASLLEVNKGYVIVDKGAEDAILKTSNLMSPGIVEIDGEIRKGDEVIIFNKEGEVIATGKARMNADEMERGMAVKVRWRGIEKAERKKDRGWKGVIEENANVIEEMERKAFSFIEKVVKAYNMPKSVSFSGGKDSLATLLLVMESGHEFPMLFIDTGLEFEETKRHVYEVADNYGINLIEESASDIFWECLDFFGPPARDYRWCCKTCKLGVAAKTIRKNFGSGVLSFIGQRRYESFGREKHGSIWKNPWVEGQIGASPIQQWSAMHVWLYLFNKKAKWNRLYEEGFSRIGCWLCPACDLAEFEIKKHEKWNDFNEFLINFSKKNNLPEEWLSLGLWRWRKTPKWAGKSYEIKIEREYKVEGNEERVNNFMRMLGEERNEEIVKDLIYRAINCVGCGVCISKCKQGAIYLKDGKAWINDKCIHCLDCMEECPVIVFR
- a CDS encoding glutamine synthetase, yielding MESVLDKIKSGKIKWVQLHFVDLMGKLRVLHIPSSKFIKEKIFENGINFDGSSVGISKVEKSDMILIPDKETFSILPHENGEARIMADIYDTDLKPSPFDSRGILKKALKELKEYEIKISPEMEFYVIKERQDTPKKGGYFAPPPFDEMKNFRKDLSDVLIQSGYNVKYHHHETGSNQHEIEVSEMNAVSSADFCIYFKYISREIAKKYGIKITFMPKPFSDDAGSGMHIHISFYKNGKNVFYDKNDEYGLSKIARFFIGGILHHARGISLLSNPTVNSYKRLVPNFEAPVYVAWARYNRSSLIRIPAKKEVDIEIRNGDPSANPYLFFSAVLYAGIDGIRNKIEYEPVEENIYKMDDREIKRKRIKKLPSTLLEAIEEFEKDDIIRKAIGEASDAIIERKRREWNEYMTEITSVDYNFYMDC
- the sucD gene encoding succinate--CoA ligase subunit alpha, translating into MAIWADEKIRLLVQGITGHQGKFHTKAMREFGTKIVAGVTPGKGGTNIEGVQVYESVEDAMEMRPNASIIFVPAPYACDAVIEALDNDIKLVVVITENIPFHDAIKFVNYAKYKEATLIGPNCPGIVSPGKTKIGIFPNHIFKGGNVGVASRSGTLTYEIVNELSMAGIGQSTCVGLGGDPVTGTNFIDALDAFERDEETEAIVLVGEIGGTAEEEAAEFIEKKISKPVYAYIAGRTAPEGKRMGHAGAIISAGKGTANSKIEAFKKAGVKVARFPSEIAEMIKNDKKIW
- the mvk gene encoding mevalonate kinase gives rise to the protein MVVAISPGKIILFGEHGVVYGKPCLSAAISLKVAVSIEESESMKVNNEPLNEKKHSYISKAIEKIWKGGNISISTFSQIPSASGLGSSSALTTACVASLLSMNENFSISETARKSFEVEYEVQKIASPNDTSVCANGGAIFVSCKKEENFLWDIEKEGKKWYVHSVNAPQMNFVIASTGIKSKTPLLIRKVEKFVRQSSFAKELMEDLEDIVIEGKKSLEKNDYVKLGELMNKNQKILHTMGASSKEIEKLTTIAKKAGAYGAKLTGAGGGGSVIAIGDEPEKIVRNINKMGGNAFVVSIAKEGVKVWN